A genome region from Flavobacterium sp. includes the following:
- a CDS encoding DUF4407 domain-containing protein — MLKQFFILCSGADRDILEGCSEGEQTKYVGIGATVFFTAVMAFLASAYALFTVFDSIYPALIFGFVWSLLIFNLDRFIVSTIKKRDRFMDEFLQATPRIALAIIIAIVISKPLEIKIFEKEINTVLLKEKNEMELANKKQIGTYFKTDLDKNKAEIAALKADIVKKEKEVNALYSTYITEAEGTAGTKKLGKGPVYKEKREKHDAALKEFETLKKTNEAKIAEKEKAGKQLQADLDKKVSQTQPIIEGFDGLMARINALNKLPWLPSFFIMLLFLAIETSPIIAKLLAPKGEFDFKQEEAETAMKATLAQNKYQRDLLVKTSAEMHDRVYADIAEDKGLYDLQRKNAKELLELQSHKFLDKQKATL; from the coding sequence ATGTTAAAACAATTTTTTATCCTTTGTTCCGGTGCCGACCGAGATATTTTAGAAGGATGTTCAGAAGGCGAACAAACCAAATATGTTGGTATTGGCGCTACCGTTTTTTTTACTGCTGTAATGGCATTTTTAGCCAGTGCCTATGCACTTTTCACCGTTTTTGATTCTATTTATCCGGCCTTAATTTTTGGGTTTGTATGGAGTTTACTGATTTTTAATTTAGACCGTTTTATCGTTTCTACCATTAAAAAAAGAGATCGTTTTATGGATGAATTCCTGCAGGCGACTCCGCGTATTGCTTTGGCTATTATTATTGCGATTGTAATTTCGAAACCTCTAGAAATTAAAATTTTCGAAAAAGAAATCAATACCGTTTTATTGAAAGAGAAAAACGAAATGGAATTGGCCAATAAAAAGCAAATTGGAACATATTTCAAAACCGATTTAGATAAAAATAAAGCTGAGATTGCAGCGCTAAAAGCCGATATTGTAAAGAAAGAAAAAGAGGTAAACGCTTTATATTCAACTTACATTACAGAAGCCGAAGGAACTGCCGGAACTAAAAAACTAGGAAAAGGTCCGGTTTATAAAGAAAAACGCGAAAAACACGACGCAGCTCTTAAAGAATTCGAAACGCTTAAAAAAACAAACGAAGCTAAAATTGCCGAAAAAGAAAAAGCCGGAAAACAACTTCAGGCCGATTTAGATAAAAAAGTTTCGCAGACACAGCCAATCATAGAAGGTTTCGACGGATTAATGGCGCGTATTAATGCTTTGAATAAATTACCTTGGCTTCCGTCATTCTTTATAATGTTGTTGTTTTTAGCAATCGAAACTTCACCAATTATTGCCAAATTATTAGCACCAAAAGGTGAATTCGACTTTAAACAAGAAGAAGCCGAAACAGCTATGAAAGCAACTTTGGCACAAAATAAATACCAACGCGATTTATTAGTGAAAACCAGCGCCGAAATGCACGATAGAGTTTATGCTGATATTGCCGAAGATAAAGGATTGTATGATTTGCAAAGAAAAAATGCAAAAGAATTACTGGAATTACAGTCGCATAAATTTTTAGACAAACAGAAAGCGACACTGTGA
- a CDS encoding MmcQ/YjbR family DNA-binding protein: MNLETFYEYCLSKKGVSEHFPFDEDTLVFKVGEKMFALSSLSQWEKNEQSVNLKCDPDRAQELRAEYDEIEPGYHMSKVHWNTVALNGNLPVKFVKELIDHSYELVFKSLTKKIQNEITQLEN; the protein is encoded by the coding sequence ATGAATTTAGAAACGTTTTACGAATATTGTCTATCGAAAAAAGGGGTCAGCGAACATTTTCCTTTTGATGAAGATACTCTGGTTTTTAAAGTTGGCGAAAAAATGTTTGCTTTATCTTCTCTTTCGCAATGGGAAAAAAACGAACAATCTGTCAATTTAAAATGTGATCCCGACCGCGCACAGGAGCTCAGAGCAGAATATGATGAAATTGAACCTGGATATCATATGAGTAAAGTGCACTGGAATACGGTGGCTTTGAATGGAAATTTACCTGTAAAATTTGTCAAAGAATTGATAGATCATTCGTATGAATTGGTTTTCAAAAGTTTGACAAAGAAAATTCAAAATGAAATTACTCAATTAGAAAATTAG
- a CDS encoding DUF4260 domain-containing protein encodes MKTVLKLEETALFLLGIFLFNRLNFEWWCFLVLILAPDLSMIGYTFGNKAGAFLYNVFHHKGIALLIYGLGCYLSIESVQLAGIILFSHSAMDRIFGYGLKYEKGFKYTHLGEIGK; translated from the coding sequence ATGAAAACTGTCTTAAAACTCGAAGAAACAGCTTTATTTCTTCTCGGAATATTTCTTTTTAACCGCTTAAATTTTGAATGGTGGTGCTTTTTGGTTTTAATTCTGGCTCCGGATTTATCCATGATTGGATATACTTTCGGAAATAAAGCGGGTGCTTTTCTCTACAATGTCTTTCATCATAAAGGAATTGCGCTTTTAATTTATGGTTTAGGATGTTATTTAAGTATTGAAAGTGTTCAATTAGCCGGAATTATTTTATTTTCACATTCAGCAATGGACCGTATTTTTGGTTACGGTCTTAAATATGAAAAAGGCTTTAAATACACGCATTTAGGTGAAATCGGAAAATAA
- a CDS encoding GNAT family N-acetyltransferase, which translates to MITVSTDKTKLDVPFIQNFLKDIYWAAGRTIDEVQRTIDASVCFGIYLDDKQIGFARVITDYVVFAYLMDVFIDEKHRGKGYSSILIETMMNDPQLQEVKIWRLATTDAHFLYEKFGFTKLNHPEKMMEKIIK; encoded by the coding sequence ATGATTACCGTCTCTACAGATAAAACAAAACTCGACGTTCCGTTTATACAGAACTTTTTAAAAGACATTTATTGGGCAGCCGGACGAACTATCGACGAAGTTCAGCGCACAATTGATGCTTCGGTTTGTTTTGGAATTTATTTGGATGACAAACAAATTGGTTTTGCACGCGTCATAACTGATTATGTCGTTTTTGCTTATTTAATGGATGTTTTTATTGATGAAAAACACCGTGGAAAAGGCTATTCATCCATTTTAATCGAAACAATGATGAATGATCCTCAATTGCAAGAAGTAAAAATATGGCGACTGGCAACAACAGATGCTCACTTTTTATACGAAAAATTCGGATTTACAAAACTGAATCATCCTGAAAAGATGATGGAAAAAATAATCAAATGA
- a CDS encoding cyclase family protein, with the protein MIAILDNKYQIDLSKPIDISIPLTNTDENPIAWYIEKPVIEPVVFGDWIGKVSEGKSSTNFNNIFFNPHGHGTHTECLGHITNDFYSINQSLKQFFFTAKLITVEPEKIGDDFVITKESISTSLNVTNEALIIRTIPNSKDKRSRKYSNTNPPYLSEDAAIFIRESEIQHLLIDLPSVDKEHDEGKLLAHKAFWNVKDTHNLNSDARLNATITEMIYVREDIEDGNYILNLQIASFENDASPSKPILYKILDFRM; encoded by the coding sequence ATGATTGCAATTCTTGACAATAAATACCAAATCGACTTATCAAAACCCATTGATATTTCTATTCCTTTAACAAATACAGACGAAAACCCAATTGCCTGGTACATCGAAAAACCAGTTATTGAACCCGTAGTTTTTGGAGATTGGATTGGAAAAGTTTCGGAAGGAAAATCATCAACAAATTTCAATAATATTTTCTTCAATCCGCATGGGCATGGAACGCACACGGAATGTTTGGGACATATTACGAATGATTTTTACAGTATTAATCAATCGCTAAAACAGTTTTTCTTTACAGCAAAATTGATTACGGTTGAGCCTGAAAAAATTGGAGACGATTTTGTGATTACGAAAGAAAGCATTTCGACTTCGCTCAATGTGACAAACGAGGCTTTAATAATTCGAACAATTCCTAATTCAAAAGATAAAAGATCAAGAAAATATTCGAATACAAATCCGCCTTATTTGTCTGAAGACGCTGCAATTTTCATCCGCGAAAGCGAAATTCAGCATTTACTGATTGATTTGCCAAGTGTGGACAAAGAACATGATGAAGGAAAATTATTGGCTCATAAAGCGTTTTGGAACGTAAAAGACACTCATAATCTAAATTCTGACGCAAGATTAAATGCCACAATTACCGAAATGATTTATGTTCGTGAAGACATTGAAGACGGAAATTATATTCTAAATCTCCAAATCGCTTCATTCGAAAACGATGCAAGTCCATCAAAACCGATATTATATAAAATTTTAGATTTTAGAATGTAG
- the hemW gene encoding radical SAM family heme chaperone HemW, giving the protein MSGIYIHIPFCKQACHYCDFHFSTSMKKKDEMVLALAKEIGMRKNELLDSARSDNEIVETIYFGGGTPSVLTNDEINFLISEVYKNYIVAENPEITLEANPDDLSAERIFELSKSPINRLSIGIQSFYEEDLKMMNRAHNSAEAKKCLEEATKYFDNISLDLIYGIPGMSDEMWRNNVQTALDFGVPHISSYALTVEPKTALSKLIQTGKIAEPQDEVASNHFMILVEMLQKNGFIHYELSNFGKENYFSKNNSAYWLGKKYIGIGPSAHSYDGEKRGWNIANNSLYLKAIQNDELPIETEILTISDRYNEYIMTGLRTIWGVSLERIENEFGSEYLNYLLEQSQKFLNDDLLSIENNILKPTPKGKFLTDGIASDLFYLNLEE; this is encoded by the coding sequence ATGTCAGGTATCTACATTCATATTCCTTTTTGCAAACAGGCTTGCCATTACTGCGACTTTCATTTTTCGACTTCAATGAAAAAGAAAGACGAAATGGTTTTGGCTTTAGCCAAAGAAATTGGCATGCGAAAAAATGAGCTTCTCGACTCCGCTCGAAGTGACAATGAGATTGTAGAAACTATATATTTTGGCGGAGGAACTCCTTCGGTTTTGACCAATGACGAAATCAACTTTTTAATTTCTGAAGTTTATAAAAATTATATCGTTGCAGAAAATCCCGAAATTACGCTTGAAGCCAATCCAGATGATTTATCTGCTGAGCGAATTTTCGAATTATCTAAAAGTCCGATAAACAGATTAAGCATCGGAATTCAGTCTTTTTATGAAGAAGATTTGAAGATGATGAATCGCGCTCATAATTCGGCGGAAGCCAAAAAATGTCTGGAAGAAGCAACTAAATATTTTGATAATATTTCGCTGGATTTAATTTACGGAATTCCGGGAATGAGCGACGAAATGTGGAGAAATAATGTCCAAACGGCTTTAGATTTTGGCGTTCCGCATATTTCGAGTTATGCTTTGACGGTTGAGCCAAAAACAGCTTTGAGCAAATTAATTCAAACCGGAAAAATTGCTGAACCTCAGGATGAAGTGGCTTCCAATCATTTTATGATTTTAGTTGAAATGCTTCAAAAAAATGGTTTCATTCATTACGAACTATCCAATTTTGGAAAAGAAAATTATTTCTCCAAAAACAATTCGGCTTATTGGTTAGGAAAAAAATATATCGGGATCGGTCCTTCTGCTCATAGTTATGATGGTGAAAAAAGAGGCTGGAATATTGCGAATAATTCTCTGTATTTAAAAGCGATTCAAAACGACGAACTTCCAATTGAAACTGAGATTTTAACCATTTCAGACCGTTATAACGAATATATTATGACGGGATTAAGAACCATTTGGGGCGTTTCTTTAGAAAGAATTGAAAACGAATTTGGATCGGAATATTTGAATTATCTATTAGAGCAATCTCAAAAATTCTTAAACGATGATTTGCTTTCGATTGAAAATAATATCCTGAAACCAACTCCAAAAGGAAAATTTTTAACGGATGGAATTGCAAGTGATCTGTTTTATTTAAATTTGGAAGAATAA
- the ruvC gene encoding crossover junction endodeoxyribonuclease RuvC, translated as MTKERIILGIDPGTTIMGFGLIRVINKKMEFLQLNELQLSKYDNHYQKLRIIFERTIELIETHCPDEIAIEAPFFGKNVQSMLKLGRAQGVAMAAGLSRGIPITEYEPKKIKMAITGNGNASKEQVAKMLQQLLGLKELPKNLDSTDGLAAAVCHHFNSGKVVAGKSYSGWDAFVKQNEDKIRK; from the coding sequence ATGACAAAAGAACGCATCATATTAGGTATTGACCCCGGAACTACAATCATGGGTTTTGGATTAATTAGGGTCATCAATAAAAAAATGGAATTTCTGCAATTGAATGAATTGCAGCTTTCTAAATATGATAATCATTATCAAAAACTGAGAATCATTTTTGAAAGAACTATTGAATTAATCGAAACACATTGTCCGGACGAAATTGCGATTGAAGCGCCTTTCTTTGGCAAAAACGTACAATCGATGCTGAAATTAGGTCGTGCGCAAGGTGTCGCTATGGCTGCGGGACTTTCAAGAGGTATTCCGATTACAGAATACGAACCTAAAAAAATAAAAATGGCTATTACCGGAAACGGAAATGCAAGCAAAGAACAAGTTGCTAAAATGCTTCAGCAGCTTTTAGGTTTAAAAGAATTACCTAAAAATCTCGATTCAACAGACGGTCTAGCGGCTGCTGTATGCCACCATTTTAATTCCGGAAAAGTCGTCGCCGGAAAAAGTTATTCTGGCTGGGATGCTTTTGTAAAACAAAACGAGGATAAGATTCGAAAATAA
- a CDS encoding glycosyltransferase, producing MIFALFGILTFYVISISLLIYGFFKIKKFHKTDLQPQTSFTIIVPFRNEEENLPNLLNSISGLNYPTDLFEVILVDDSSNEKFQSSIVNYQLSIIDNIRLSNSPKKDAITTAMNHVKTNWVITTDADCIVPQNWLLAFDNYIQENKVSMLAGAVSYECKNSFLDHFQQLDLTSLQGATIGSFGLNKGFMCNGANFAYKKSLFESLNGFEGNDKIASGDDVFLLQKAIEKFPDEVHYLKSKNTIVITKPTENWRALFYQRVRWAAKTSSYKSNFGKFLGIIVFLGNLTLVICFFLFLFGFLGYPILVLFAFFKFVIDFILLSVTNQFLTETKIKSLLLSSLLYPFFSSAVALYSLFGSYEWKGRRFEK from the coding sequence ATGATTTTTGCATTATTCGGCATATTGACCTTTTATGTAATTAGTATTAGTTTGCTTATTTATGGGTTTTTCAAAATCAAAAAATTTCATAAAACAGATTTACAGCCGCAAACGAGTTTTACCATAATTGTTCCTTTTCGAAATGAAGAAGAAAACCTGCCGAATCTTTTAAATAGTATTTCCGGACTTAATTATCCAACAGATTTATTTGAAGTAATTTTGGTTGATGATTCTTCAAATGAAAAATTTCAATCATCAATTGTTAATTATCAATTATCAATTATAGATAATATTCGTCTTTCAAATTCACCAAAAAAAGATGCGATAACTACAGCAATGAATCATGTAAAAACCAATTGGGTAATTACAACAGATGCTGATTGTATTGTTCCTCAAAACTGGCTTTTAGCGTTTGATAATTACATTCAGGAAAATAAAGTTTCGATGCTTGCCGGGGCAGTTTCGTATGAATGTAAGAATTCATTTTTAGATCATTTTCAGCAGTTAGATTTAACCAGCCTGCAAGGCGCAACAATTGGAAGTTTTGGTCTCAACAAAGGTTTCATGTGCAACGGAGCCAATTTTGCCTACAAAAAATCATTGTTTGAAAGCTTAAATGGTTTTGAGGGAAATGACAAAATAGCAAGTGGTGACGATGTTTTTTTACTGCAAAAAGCAATTGAAAAATTCCCGGACGAAGTTCATTATCTAAAATCGAAAAACACCATCGTTATTACAAAACCAACCGAAAACTGGAGAGCTCTTTTCTATCAAAGAGTACGCTGGGCGGCTAAAACAAGTTCCTACAAAAGTAATTTTGGAAAGTTTCTGGGGATAATTGTTTTCTTAGGAAATCTAACTTTAGTTATTTGTTTTTTCTTGTTCCTTTTCGGATTTTTGGGTTATCCCATTTTGGTTTTATTTGCCTTCTTTAAGTTTGTAATCGACTTTATTTTACTTTCAGTAACAAATCAATTTTTAACAGAGACTAAAATTAAAAGCCTTTTATTGAGTAGTTTACTTTACCCGTTTTTTAGTTCAGCAGTAGCTTTATACAGTTTATTTGGCTCTTATGAATGGAAGGGAAGACGATTTGAAAAATAA
- a CDS encoding DUF456 domain-containing protein, protein MDLLLLTLGFICMIVGIFGSFLPVLPGLSSCWVGLLLLYLTKAVDNNYWVLGITLLLTIIITVLDYIIPAKGTKKFGGSSYGVWGTNIGLVVGILAPIPFGVIIGPFVGALIGEMIYDSTNHKRALKAATGSLLGFLASSFINFMFCIIYFGIFIHTTWEYRNILF, encoded by the coding sequence ATGGATTTACTATTACTGACATTAGGTTTTATATGTATGATTGTGGGTATATTTGGGAGTTTTCTGCCAGTTTTACCTGGACTTTCAAGCTGTTGGGTAGGTTTGCTGCTATTATATCTAACAAAAGCAGTCGACAATAATTACTGGGTTTTAGGAATTACTCTTTTACTGACTATAATAATCACGGTTTTAGACTACATAATTCCGGCAAAAGGAACCAAGAAATTTGGCGGAAGCTCATACGGAGTTTGGGGAACCAACATAGGTCTTGTGGTTGGAATTTTGGCACCCATACCGTTTGGAGTTATCATAGGCCCGTTTGTGGGAGCACTTATTGGCGAAATGATTTACGATTCTACCAATCACAAAAGAGCTTTAAAAGCCGCGACCGGATCCCTCTTAGGCTTCCTTGCATCTAGTTTTATAAACTTTATGTTCTGCATCATTTATTTCGGAATTTTCATTCACACAACATGGGAATATCGAAACATATTGTTTTAA
- a CDS encoding DUF937 domain-containing protein, with product MTPNLQIELRRFISSNVVSKLNKFYFENDALLIKGIDVSIGTVLMGLYNKAEETGFYKEIVSLIEDNSNFYQEVDFTSGRILSVDDCYRLEGNALLKEIFTNKKGRISEMISNEVGIKSETAREILNFSALLVISYLKNNIQLLDSLKLLLEEQKRDILNSIQPGIKIILGFSCYESVEDKNQNIGRSIFTLFGHNFFSF from the coding sequence ATGACCCCAAACCTACAAATTGAGCTTAGACGTTTTATTTCTTCTAACGTTGTTTCAAAACTAAATAAGTTTTATTTTGAAAATGATGCACTCCTAATCAAAGGAATTGATGTTTCGATCGGTACAGTTTTAATGGGTCTTTATAACAAGGCCGAAGAAACAGGCTTCTACAAAGAAATAGTTTCGTTAATCGAAGATAATTCAAATTTTTATCAGGAAGTCGATTTTACTTCCGGCCGAATTTTATCAGTCGACGACTGTTACCGTCTGGAAGGAAATGCATTGCTAAAAGAAATTTTCACCAATAAAAAAGGCAGAATTTCTGAAATGATTTCAAATGAAGTCGGAATCAAAAGCGAAACAGCCCGCGAAATACTTAACTTCTCTGCACTACTAGTTATCTCTTATCTTAAAAATAATATCCAATTACTAGACAGTTTAAAATTACTGTTAGAAGAACAAAAAAGAGATATTTTAAACAGCATTCAGCCAGGAATCAAAATCATCTTAGGATTTTCATGTTACGAATCTGTTGAAGACAAAAACCAAAACATCGGAAGATCAATTTTTACACTTTTCGGACATAACTTTTTTAGTTTCTGA
- a CDS encoding pseudouridine synthase: MNNKEGNNKRGGSRPNSSRSNSNKPKPALPKRAQGPKKVKPEVKAAQDAAAEKFRKQNQPAKRQKASDEIRLNKYIANSGVCSRRDADLYIQSGNVKVNGVPVTEMGYLVKLNDVVNFDGVLLTPEKKEYILLNKPKNFTTALDEGQEFRNVLELVRGATNSKISPVGRMDKNTTGLLLFTNDNDLIRKFTLPNQKSSKIYQVSLDKNLKFEDLEKISKGLVLDGHRVFIEEISYIEKEAKSEVGLKLRTSNVKVVRAIFEHFDYDVLRIDRVSFAGLTKKNLPRGNWRFLTDQEVINLKNS; this comes from the coding sequence ATGAACAATAAGGAAGGCAATAATAAAAGAGGCGGATCTAGACCAAATAGCTCAAGATCAAACTCTAATAAGCCAAAACCTGCTTTGCCAAAACGTGCGCAGGGACCGAAAAAAGTGAAACCTGAAGTGAAAGCAGCGCAGGATGCCGCGGCTGAAAAATTCAGAAAACAAAATCAACCGGCAAAGAGACAAAAAGCTTCGGATGAGATTCGTTTGAATAAATATATCGCTAATTCCGGGGTTTGTTCTCGTCGTGATGCCGATTTATATATTCAGTCTGGAAACGTTAAAGTAAATGGCGTACCGGTTACTGAAATGGGTTATTTAGTAAAATTAAATGATGTTGTGAATTTTGATGGTGTTCTATTGACTCCTGAAAAGAAAGAATATATTTTACTTAATAAACCTAAAAACTTTACTACTGCTCTTGATGAAGGACAGGAATTTCGTAACGTTCTGGAACTTGTTCGCGGAGCTACAAATTCAAAAATTTCTCCTGTTGGAAGAATGGACAAAAATACAACCGGATTATTGTTGTTTACGAATGACAATGATTTGATTCGTAAGTTTACTTTGCCAAATCAGAAATCTTCTAAAATTTATCAGGTTTCTTTAGATAAAAACTTAAAGTTTGAAGACTTAGAAAAAATCAGCAAAGGTTTGGTTCTTGACGGACACCGCGTTTTTATTGAAGAAATAAGTTATATTGAAAAAGAAGCAAAAAGTGAGGTGGGTCTAAAATTACGCACATCGAATGTAAAGGTGGTTCGTGCTATTTTCGAACACTTTGATTATGATGTTTTAAGAATTGACCGCGTTTCTTTTGCTGGTTTAACTAAGAAGAATCTTCCTAGAGGAAACTGGCGCTTTTTGACAGATCAAGAAGTTATCAATTTGAAAAACTCATAA